The DNA sequence cccaggaaaaaaaaagatgggaCGAAAGAGCCCCCATCCTTCCTATATAAGCAAATTGACTGCCCACTGTATGGGAACTGGATTACAAAtactaaaaggggggggaagtaaCCCACAGTCCCAGCCCATGGTGGGGGCCCGCTAGACGATCATCTCCAGCTGCCGGGCATATTCAATAACTTGTTTGGCTAGCTCTGTCGAAGGGATGGTGGCATCTTCCGGCTTCTGCTGCTGGCCCGTGAAACAGTAGTGGCTGTTTGGGCCTAGAACCCAGCCTCGCTGTAAAAGGGCAAGAGGGTGTTATATGagattctttgtttttttttaacaacaatgcTACAAAACCCACCCCATGAACACCGAGGCTTGTTTCTCCAGCAAAGGTCCCTCCCCCATCCTGGCCTtgtaggagagctgaaaacagtgccaatatatttcacatctggcaaccaacccatgggtttcagatagtacatgggtataaaggtaaagggacccctgaccattaggtccagttgtgtccgactctggggttgtggcgctcatctcgctttactggccgagggagccggcgtacagcttccgggtcatgtggccagcatgacaagcagcttctggcgaaccagagcagcacacggaaacgccgtttaccttcctgccggaccggtacctatttatctacttgcacttttgacgtgctttcgaactgctaggttggcaggagtagggaccgaacaacaggagctcaccccgttgcagggattcgaaccaccaatcttctgatcagcaagccctaggcactgtggtttaacccacagcgccacctgggtccctagtacATGGGTAGAGGAGTATAAAAAGCCCGGTACACAAATTTCCATGGCCCTCCAGCGGCTAcagtggctcatttaccagaagtaatgtatttaacATTAACTCTGTAAGTCTGTACTCAAATTCTCACCTTCTTGGCATAGTCTGTCATCTTCTTGGGGGTGAAGAAGAGCATGCGAGTGGCCTCATTGAACAGGATCTTCTCATAGGCCTTCTCAATGCAGCTGGCAATTTCAtccctggggtgggagggaaaaaaCGGAACACAAGCAGGTCACCCAGACAGAATTGTTGGCACACAACTCAGCTGCTATTAAGCAGAGTTAAGCCCCACTGATGTCAAGAGACGTAAGGAGGTACTGAATTCTCTCCCACTGAGACTGATAGGGGATTTCAAGGTGCTTAAGATATGgctaggaaataataataataataataataataataaataaataaataaataaataaataaataaattctttatacctcacccatctggctgggcttccccagccactctgggcggcttccaacaaaatattaacatacaataattcatcaaacattaaaagcttccctaaacaggggctgccttcagatgtcttctaaaagtctggtggttgttgttctctttgacatctggtgggagggcattccacagggcaggtgccactaccgagaaggccctctgcctggttccctgtaacttggcttcttgcagtgagggaactgccagaaggccctcggcgctggatctcagtgtccgggctgaatgatgggggtgggagacgctccttcagatacactgggcctttgaggccatttaaggctttaaaggtcagcaccaacactttgaattgtgctcggaaacatactgggagccaatgtaggtctttcaagaccggtgttgtgtggtcttggcagccactcccagtcaccagtctagctgccacattctggattagttggtagtttccgggtcaccttcaaaggtagccccacatagagcgcgttgcagtaatccaaacgagagataaccagagcatgcaccactctggcgagacagtccacgggcaggtagggtctcagcctgcgtaccagatggagctgataaacagctgccctggacacagaattaacctgtacctccatggacagctgcgagtccaaaatgactcccaggttgcacacctggtccttcaggggcacagttaccccattcaggaccagggagtcttccaCTCGTGCCCACCtcttgtccccccaaaacagtacttctggtcttgtcaggattcaacctcaatctgttagccgccatacatcctccaaccgcctccagacactcacacaggaccttcactggttctgatttgagagagaggtagagctgggtatcatccgcatactgatgaacacccagctcaAACCccaatgatctctcccagcggctgcatgtagatgttgaaaagcatgggggagaggacagaaccctgaggcaccccacaagtgagagcccaggggtctgaacactcatcccccaccaccacattcTGAACACGGCCtaagaggaaggagtggaaccactgtataacagtgcccccagctcccaatccctctagacggtccagaaggatgttatggtcaatggtgtcaaaagccgctgagaaatccagcagaactaggaaacagctctcacctttgtctctagcccgccggagatcatcgaccagtgcgaccaaggcagtttcagtcccataatgaggcctgaatcccaactggaagggatccaaatggtccgcttcttatttgagatttgagactgggcgatagttggccatattggccgcatctaaagatttttttttaagaagcggtttgataactgcctctttcagcgggtctgggaaggctccctcgcagagagaagcattcaccaccccgcggagcccatcgcccagcccttcccggctagcttttataagccaggatgggcaaggatcaaggagacaggtggttggtatCACttatccaagcagcctgtccacatcctcggaggtaacaacCTGGAATTGGTCCcacacaacttgactagacaggactctagcactctcccgccccggccctgctcccacggtggagtctacctgttcccgaatctgagcgactttatctgcaaaaaaactttgcaaaatcattgcaggagatcatgtggccagtACTGGCCcccgatggagcaggtggttctgctaaattgcgaaccacctggaagtctcctgctgctgttttctgcagatgcaatagaggcggtgaagaacgTCTTCTTCCCTGTCgctattgccacttggtaggcttgacattgagctctaacccgtgtccggtcagattcagaatgagttatcagccactggcgctctagccgtctcagcgattgtttcattgccctcagatccatGGAAAACCACGGGGCTTGTCCGGGTTCCATGTAATcggagggcgcttcggagccaaacagtcaatagccctggttaactccacattccagtgggccaccagggaatcagctaaaaggccatcaacatgagataaaacatcccctaccactctctggaaaccatttggatccattaagtggcgggggcggaccatccgaattggtcccacctccctgcagaggggaaggtttgcggagaagtccagttgcaccaggaagtgatctgaccatggcacttcttcaTGGCTGTGAGGTTACAGGGTCTATAGGGTTTAAAGCACATCACATATGCTCAGTAATCCTCACAACTGCTGTGTTGGTCTGTATTAACTACCATATTCCACAAAGGGATGGGATGGTGTCACAGAGGCAACTAGGTGGGAACTAGGCAAGTTTCTCAGGATTTTGATAGGGGCTGCTTTTTTGAGGAATACCAATGGCAGATATACTTCATTCTCAACTCTCACTCCTGGTGTGCACAAGAGGAAATATCACCTGCCCTTGCAGAAGACCTTACCCCATGTTTATAAAAAGAGTCTAAGAGAGCACGACCCACCTGACAGTGTCCAACAGGATGTCGATGAAGAAAGCGTAACTCTCTGCTGGGATGTTGCCTTTTGCCAGGAAGACTTTATTGTAACTGCCTTCCATCAGATACTAaggcaggaagaaagaggaagagtaTCACAGAGATACAATTTATTAGTCACCTTTTCAAGGTAGCTGACCAAGGCCATGTACGACTGATAATGTAGCAATCAACAGGGTGTGGTCACTAAAAATTCTGGAACAGCATGTTGTaaactcagatatatatatatatatatcagatagccaccaaatggctccttaaaccagggttacagtcaccaaaacaggttgtcttgttgccattttggggccagacggctgaaaagtcatatttttaaatatgactttttttttgttcctgaaatttgttctgattgtgcagataaaatatcatggatagaattctacaggatgtctTGTTAGTGTGTGAAAAGAGCCACagtccaaggatccccaggcatggatctccagatgatggagatgtctagcacctgggcatcttcacctGGTCGCAAAGGCCCAATAGCCAGGTGTAAAATGTGCCTGGCGAATTTCCAATGCTGGTTTTATCCAATTATTAATGTATTGCATTAGTTTTTGTTGTGTTATGTCTGGAACTCCCTCGCAGAACTCCTCCAAAGCAGCAACCCTCTCCTCACCTTCAACTCTTCCCTTTCCAGGACCCAACCCACCTTTTCTATTAACCCTTTGGCACACCGCTTAGGGAGAATATGTCATTATTTCAGTTATACACACCGCTTTAGAATGGGTGACCTAGCCCGCCCCCCGCTATCTCAGGAAAGCTTTCTCCTCCCATACAAGGCTTCCCACAGCGGGTTTTTAAGGTCCACGGACAAAGCTTGCTATTTTGCAAAGCCAAGATTAGTTTCCACAAGCAGCACAGCCTTCTCAGATATAAGACTCTTGCGAGGACTGCAGTTTAGCCTTGTTTCACAGAGCAGAGGAATATAGGAAGGTGCCTCATTCCAAGTTGGAGCATTGCCCCATCTTGCTCAGTAcagccaacactgactggcagtggtctaCAGGGCTTCCAATAACGAGTTGATTAAACTTGGGACCCTTTGCATGAAAAGAAAGTGCTCCTCCTACTAAGTTAAAGTCCTTCCCAGAAACAAGCAGAGTTTTCAAATGCAACTGGAAGGcgcttttgtattgttttatagcTGCATTAGAAAATTGCTACATTTCATTGCTTACCTGGGGGAGGTAGGGGGCACAGAACAGGGAAAATAACTAAATATACCTCCTCTCTACCCAATTAAGGGCAGTTTGCTAGTTAAAGCACTTATTCACAGGGCCTGGGAAGGAGAAaagcaaggagaaggagaggcgTCACCTGCTCCAAAGAAACAGGGTGCTTGATGTAGACGTTGGTCTGAATATCCTTGGCTGGCAGCCTTTCAAGCTCAGTGTGGAACTCTGCGACACGGTTCTGagacagcaggaagaggaggttcAAGCCCAGCAGCTGATGCTTGTAGGCTGACTCCGGTAACTCGTCTCTGAGGcgggaagggggaagagagagatgctGGATTTGCGGTACGGAGTGCTTTAGCCAGAGACACCCAAAAAGCCACAGAAGAAATAGATCATTTGAGCCAAAGGAATTATTTTGCCTcttctgctgcccccaccccatggtGCTCCCACCCTCTGCACATCAGAGGAATTATGCAGTTTTTGTTTCGTTGAGGAAAaactataaaaaaaaataattcctgaAAAACATCAAAGTTGGGGTTGGGGATTAAAAACCCTGATGAGTAAAACAAATTATCTGAAAGGGTTCAAGGCAGGAACACTTACTTGTAATCAAAATAGTAGCACTTTAGGAggaatacagtggtccctcgacttacgaatttaatccgttccgaaagcacattcgtaggttgaaatgttcgtaagtcgaaaaagcgatttccccataggaatgcattgaagcagttttaaaaagaaaaatgtgtgagtcgaggaaaccgcatctaaaatgccaacggatTTCCATTCGGGTGTCGAAAAATTTGTTGGCGTGCGGCCACTTTTTTCGTTTGCaagtcgaaaaattagaatgttgagtatttcgtaagtcgagggaccactgtatttttttatatgCCTGTGCAACTGCAAGGATACTCATAGCGCAAAATTGGAAGGGAGAAAAGGCACCCCAAATTAAGGATTGGCATATTAAATTGGTAGAGTTTATGAATCATGCGAAAATGACGGGAGCAATTAGGAATACATCTAAGCAAAAGTTGAAGGAAGAATGGAGGTATATggagatatattttaaaaaagaaagaatattaaCAGAATTGGTGAGCTGCTTTAATTGACCACTCAGGGTGAAAGGGAATATTTGAGTACAATGTGGAAAGAAGGGACGGAGCATAGAATTGTTGTATATTTCAAGATAGTCAATGTAAGAGCAATATGAAGTCAGTTTTTATTGTATGTGTGAATTGATTTTAATTTCTGAATGTATGGTTTgaatacttttattttaaaaaatacaaaaaaccctgATGAGTAAAACAATTATCCGAAAGGGTTCAAGGCAGGAATACTCACTTGTAATCAAAATAGTAGCACTTCAGCTGGGCCATGTACCTCTCGAAAGACGGGATGTCCTTCTTCAGGATACTCCACTGTGCTCCGATTTCTAGAATATCTCCTTGGGGGGCAAGAAGGGAAATGAGGGTCAGAGCATTAGCAACAACAAGCAGAGGAGTTGCAATGTTAAGAGCAGAGCAAGCTGATCAAGCTGCTATCTTGCCTCCAAGCCTGGCGAAGATTACTAACAGATTTCTAACAGTAAGATCTGTTCGACAGTGCAACAGATTCCCTCGAGAGGccgtggactcttcttccttgggaggttttaaagcagatgttggatggccatctgatattgatgctttagctgagattcctgcattgcagggagctggactggatgatgctttgggtcccttccaactcttatgattctaggTGGCTCATCTAAGAACTGGAAGGGAGGCCTACAACATCTCTACTCCACCAGCACCTCCTGCATCGGCCACCAGGACCAGGGGCtgtgagaaacagcagcagcagccatgcagTGAGGAAGTTCTGGCCTGTATGGGACTAATATTTTGCTGCTTCAGTTGTTGGTTCCAAGGCAGGAGGCTCAGCTACAGAATGGCATTTGTGGGAACATCAGGCGACAAGGGGAGAAAACTAATGTACACCTTTGCCCCCCTGCTGTAGTGACTCCTGTATCATTGTCTGTTTTGTCATGTTTAAAACATATTGTAAACTTCACTTAGTGGGTGAGGTACAGAAACCtcccaaataaacaaataatatgaGGCAGAGCTTAAAAcacaacaaaccaacaaatatTGGTACAGGAGAAGGGGAAAGTCTCATCAAGAGGCCtttcttgcttttttcctttgCCCAGTGTGATTTTGTCACTTCCTCTGAAGCCTGAGGGACAGGTGAAGATGCATTCTTTAAATTATCATCAGCAACAAGGACAGTGGTTGTTCTTGAGAACAGAGACCGTGTCGGCGGCCAAACGGCAAACTTTTGAGGGATGAATTTGCCTCACAGATTTCTGTCtctgttaggagatccctatcaACCTTGTGCATTGGTCGGAATATACTCACTTGCCAAGATAAGCTGCTGTTTAGTCAGTTTTGTGCCTGTTGTGGGCAGAAAGTTGAGTTCAAGCAGAGCTAACTGGAAcagagcagagagggagagataggttactgctggggctgatgagagctctAACACTTGGAGGGCACAGTATTGGCAAAGCCTGGTTTACAGCTACTGCAGTCTGACTTAACATCTTACTATTGATGGTTGGTGGCTTGAAAAAATGAAGAATTGGACAAATTCGGGGAGCCGGGAGCTGTCAATGGCTATCAGCTAAGGAAGGATGGGCGCATTCCAAccttagaattattattattattattattattattattattattataccctgcccatctggctgagtttccccagtcactctagtACCAGAGAAGCTGCAACCCTTCAAAAGTTGTTagactccagttctcatcagccccagaaacAAGGGCTGATGGGCAAGGATTAGGCACCAGGAAAAAGCTTTAAAATCAGGCCTTTTGGcatttaactatctgtggcctttctagaagtgggtgggatatttttagtgtatttctctctctctcggttttAATGTAACTATGTGGGTTTTTATGGTATGTTTGCTTGTCTGTCTGTAAGTTACTTTAGAGTTATCTTGGGCaaaataaagtgactaacaaattcaataaataataataataataataataataataataatatgatgggagttgaagtccaccaCCAACAACTGCAGGCTCTCGCCTTTCCCAACCCTGCTGTGTACCCTTTGTTATATGATGCTTTTGGGGTAGTGCATGAATGTTGTGCCAAATTGTTTTGTTTGAAATCTCCATTgaggcagctggctggctgcagctggAGACAGGATGGTGTTAAGGACTGTCTCAATCAAGGCAAGTCTCAGCGACCTGACTCagcggaaagagagagagagagaggcaggctggTAAACAGGTTTTCAGCTCGGGCAAAAACATCTCCGCTGAGTCACTGGCCTCCTCTTCCGGCAGCAAAGGAGCCCGGCACCCAGCGGCTTGCCGGGACAGGGCCACCTCCAACAGGGGCACAGGGATGAGGTCgtctgctccatctagctcagtacagcccacactgaccggcagcggtCAGGCACAGAGTCTTTCCCACTCCCGCCTGGAGACATGCGGGGCCCAAGGAGATCCGGGAAGAACTGAACTGACAATAGGAACTGTACCACAGagctggtgggctctccttccctggaggattTTCAGCAGTCACGGGcgctttagcggagattcctgcattgcagggggttggactggatgaccctcggggtcccttccaactctacgattctgtgccCTCTCTGCCTTACCTTCTCGCGGAACAAAGGCTTCCCCCTTCCTCGCCCCTCTCCCCAGCGCCTGCTTCCACTAAcaatccccctcccctcaaaaaaaatctcATTGTAAATGGCAGTCTCCACCCGTCCCCGGCCACGCTTTCCCTGCAGCCCTCGAGATGGCACCCCAGCCACCCCTACCCAGGGTCCCTCTTCCCCTCCTTGCCTCCCGCATCTCCCATATCGCCCCTTTTCCACCGCGCCGCCCGCAGCGGAGCTGTTTCCAGGCTCCCCCCCCGTCGGTTTCCCTGCCCGTTTCAAGCCCCCCCGGCCCCCTTGCCTTGAGCCGGCCCAGCAAGTCTCCGCACTTGCTCAGGCTGAGGTTCTTGCGGTTCCACTCGGCCCTCAGCTGCTCGTACATGCCCGCCGCCTCCTTCAGTCCCGCGGCGCCCGCGTCCGCTCCGTTCAGCACCGGCCCTCCGGCCGCCGCCATCACAGTCACCCCCGCTGCCATGAATCGGCACCCGgccgaggaggagaaggagcggCAGTAGCAGCTGTCACAAAAGCCGAGCGCGACCGTCCTCGCTTTGCGGCCGCCCGCGCGGTCTCCATGGCAACTGGCCTCGAGGCCGGCGCGCCTCGGCGACGCACCAACGGCTCCGTTCCCGATTGGCTGGAAGGTTTTTGGAGCGCATGCGCGAAGCGGAGTAACGGCTACGAGCCAAGCGAGCGGAGGTGTTTGAAGTGGGGGCGCTGAGGCGCTAATTTGGGGAGCTCGATGTAGGCGGTTTTTTGGGGGAGGCGGCGGTGAGGGGGAGAAGGTATGAGGGCTGAGGAGAACGTTTGGGAAGCGTAGCGCCTTGAAATAGCTGTTGGCTTTCAACGTCACCAGGGTGACGTAACTAGCAGGGAGGAGTCGTCTACGTGAAGCCCCGTGACGTCACCAGCCCAGGGACTAGGCGTGTGACGCCAGGCGTGGGAAACGCAGGCCAATGACACAGGGCAGGCAACCTAGCTCAGTTGCTGCAGAAGTTTATTTGAAAGCATACAGGTTTTATTTGTTGTTAAACACACAACAGAGTTTATGCCAGATGTAACAAATTGAAACAGGCATTGAGAATGTGGTAGTGGGGGTCTGCCAAACTGGTTGTAATGAGCGGTTTCATATCCTGGCCAAGGTCACCCTGTTGGGAGGACTTCCAGGgctccatgacaaccatggggttACCTGCAAACGTTCGTTTTCAAGATATTACAGCAAGGCACCAAGGAGAGTAAATTGCAAAGTACAGGACCTGATTGTTAAAGCCCCCACTGCCAGACCCCCATGAAGAATCCAGAGATTGTGTTGTGTATTATTTTATATACATTCATAGACACTGAAGAGCAGTGGAATACTCAAATTTATTAACAATGGCATAGCCACAGTCCTATGCAAAGTTTCCTGGAAGAATCAAATAGTGCTAACTTTTGATTGAATAGCTTCAACTTGAAAAACACATTTGGCTTTAGCAAAAGATCAGCCGGCTGAAATGCAGCCTTTAGCTTTTAACTGAAAATACAAACTATCTTACAAATGGACTCTTAAGGTGACACTTAAGGCATGGCTAGCCAACCTAGAAGCAGCGGTTCAAGTTTAAGAAGTCCAGCATCTGCAATGAGTTCACAACTACATGGAACCAATGGTGTCAATTTCATGGGGTGGCATGCCCACCTGCCAAGCTTCTAAAGACTGGGCAAGTCAAGCCCAATCTGCCCAGTCTCGTGAAACTCATGCCTTGTGAAAGCTGAGTGTGCAGATGTTCACCATATCTGAATGGATGCATCAGCTCCCAGTGCTGAGTGTTTCTGGAACCTGGCTGACCCGGCGGTGCCTTTCCTTTCTGACTCTGGTTCCTCCACTCTTAGTAGTTGGCTGATGCCCTCGCCAGATTCTATTTCTCCACTTCTCCACCCAGCAGGGAAGAATGGAGGTGAAAGTCCTGCTTCCCCTGTCCAGAgaagctctgggagaggaaagtGCCTACCCTCGCCTTTGCTCCCTGGTCTCAGGCCTCCATCTCCCACCATCCTTTTCTCCTCATGCGTCTTAGTCTGCCGCTCCTGAGCccttttctctacccactttctccatagTACTGTGCATAATTTTAAGCAGTTCTATCACGTCGCCTCTTACTTgattcctccaccccccccccccaatgctgaaACCTGTCATGGTAGAGTTGCTCCGCCTCCAccaccttgatcatcttggttgttctTTTCTTAACTTTTTTCAAACTCTGCCATAACCTTTTTGAAGTGAGGCAACTTGGAAcatgacctttagaagacatctgaaggcagccgtctttagggaagtttttatgactggtgttttaatgtatttttaatctttgttggaagccacccagagtggctggggtggggtaataataataataataataataattccaaatgtcattgcaccatagatttgtataacaacaTTATTAGAAAGtcagtttcatttttaatttatttcctaATGGTCCCAAGATtagaatttgcccttttcacagctgtTGCACACAGGGTCACCATCTTTATCAACCTATCAGCTACAACCCTTGGTCAGACACTGCCAGCTTAGACCCTGTGAATGTATaagtgaaattaagatttttttttgttccaatgtgcatcacttcagacttgtttacactgaattgcatttgccattttgccacCCATTCCTACAGTTCATATAGgttcttttggagctcttcactttttgttttaactgccctgaacaatttattattatcagcaaacttggcccccA is a window from the Lacerta agilis isolate rLacAgi1 chromosome 8, rLacAgi1.pri, whole genome shotgun sequence genome containing:
- the PSMD8 gene encoding 26S proteasome non-ATPase regulatory subunit 8, translated to MAAGVTVMAAAGGPVLNGADAGAAGLKEAAGMYEQLRAEWNRKNLSLSKCGDLLGRLKLALLELNFLPTTGTKLTKQQLILARDILEIGAQWSILKKDIPSFERYMAQLKCYYFDYKDELPESAYKHQLLGLNLLFLLSQNRVAEFHTELERLPAKDIQTNVYIKHPVSLEQYLMEGSYNKVFLAKGNIPAESYAFFIDILLDTVRDEIASCIEKAYEKILFNEATRMLFFTPKKMTDYAKKRGWVLGPNSHYCFTGQQQKPEDATIPSTELAKQVIEYARQLEMIV